The sequence below is a genomic window from Candidatus Brocadiia bacterium.
GTCCGACGGCCGGTAGTTCTTGCGGCTGAATATCCAGAGCCGCCTGACCCGCCAGAACCATTTCATGAATTTCTTGTCTTCATTAGTCATCTTGGCCGGGAAATAGCGGTTCTTGAATTTGAGCAGGCTGGCCCGGTCAATCAGGCAAAGATAATTAAAAATCTGCTTGAAACCGAAGGCGCGCCGGCGGAAATACAGGGCGTTGGCAAAATCTATCAGGTAAGGCTTCATATCCGGCCCGACCAGGATATTGCGTTTCTGGGCCAAGTCAAGATGGACCACGCCTTTGGCGTGGATGGCCGAGATAAGCGCCTCGATTCTAGGTATTATTTCGTAAGGCAGTTTTTCTTTGAACCGGCCCAGCGGTTCGCCTTGGATATATTCTGTTATCAGGCCGGAGTCGGTGCGGTCAATCAGGACCGGGATGCCGCTGATG
It includes:
- a CDS encoding RIO1 family regulatory kinase/ATPase; amino-acid sequence: MEYKVIEVIKKSTPFTPVVKIIDYRGRKAVLKDYSECPGLTRTVWGNTLIGNEVAVMKHLRGISGIPVLIDRTDSGLITEYIQGEPLGRFKEKLPYEIIPRIEALISAIHAKGVVHLDLAQKRNILVGPDMKPYLIDFANALYFRRRAFGFKQIFNYLCLIDRASLLKFKNRYFPAKMTNEDKKFMKWFWRVRRLWIFSRKNYRPSDDIK